From a single Kitasatospora sp. NBC_00458 genomic region:
- a CDS encoding DUF397 domain-containing protein yields MATDLRWRKSSYSGGEGGDCIEVADGLTDTVPVRDSKDPDGPTLAFTTTAWQAFITAIHTGELPTHP; encoded by the coding sequence ATGGCGACTGACCTGAGGTGGCGCAAGAGCAGCTACAGCGGCGGCGAGGGCGGCGATTGCATCGAGGTCGCCGACGGCCTGACCGACACCGTCCCCGTCCGCGACAGCAAGGACCCCGACGGGCCCACCCTCGCCTTCACCACCACCGCCTGGCAGGCCTTCATCACCGCCATCCACACCGGCGAACTCCCCACCCACCCCTGA
- a CDS encoding helix-turn-helix domain-containing protein yields MDSPTVLRRRLGSELRRLREQAGLQAKSVADALGFSAAKVSRIESGQTTLKETDVRALLELYGVADEAELHQFISLTRRSTQRGWWHDYGDALPDWFQTYVGLESDAARIRTYETELIPGLLQTPDYARAVFRSSLAGRNDGIDEIVDRRAKLRMQRQEIIHRPNPTAIWAVLSEAVLRRPVGGAEVMTHQLGHLLRMSQLPNVTLQVLPFNAGAHPAMSMAFRILSYSDVPGDIVYIEALTSGLYLEKEADIARHEAVFEKLTAAAMTPEDSVSWMHKLSTKGYGDGD; encoded by the coding sequence GTGGACAGCCCGACCGTGCTCCGACGTAGGCTCGGTTCCGAGTTGCGTCGACTGCGCGAGCAAGCCGGGCTCCAGGCGAAGTCGGTCGCCGACGCACTCGGGTTCAGTGCGGCCAAGGTCTCGCGCATCGAGTCAGGCCAGACGACGCTGAAGGAAACGGACGTCCGCGCGCTACTCGAACTGTACGGCGTAGCCGACGAAGCAGAACTGCACCAGTTCATCTCGCTGACCCGGCGCAGCACCCAGCGCGGCTGGTGGCACGACTACGGCGATGCCCTGCCGGACTGGTTCCAGACCTATGTCGGCCTGGAGTCGGACGCAGCCAGGATCCGGACTTACGAGACCGAGTTGATCCCGGGACTTCTCCAGACGCCGGACTACGCCCGCGCAGTGTTCCGTTCCTCGCTGGCAGGGCGCAACGACGGCATCGATGAGATCGTCGACCGCCGGGCCAAGCTGCGAATGCAGCGCCAGGAAATCATTCACCGGCCCAACCCCACGGCCATATGGGCAGTTCTATCCGAGGCTGTCCTCCGTCGCCCGGTCGGCGGCGCGGAGGTTATGACTCACCAGCTGGGACACCTCCTGAGGATGTCCCAGCTGCCCAACGTCACTCTCCAGGTGCTCCCGTTCAACGCCGGCGCGCATCCAGCGATGAGTATGGCTTTTCGAATTCTCTCCTATTCCGACGTTCCAGGCGACATCGTCTACATCGAGGCCCTGACCAGTGGTCTCTATCTGGAAAAGGAAGCGGACATCGCGCGGCATGAAGCCGTCTTCGAGAAGCTGACCGCTGCGGCGATGACCCCCGAGGACTCTGTGTCCTGGATGCACAAACTCTCTACGAAGGGCTACGGAGATGGCGACTGA